A region of the Numida meleagris isolate 19003 breed g44 Domestic line unplaced genomic scaffold, NumMel1.0 unplaced_Scaffold1034, whole genome shotgun sequence genome:
gaaggagaagctgTACCCTGTGGCAAAGACCACAGCATCGATGTCTTCCTTAGTGCCATCCTCAAAGATGGCAGATGTCTCTGTGAACTGCTTGATGTTCGGCTTCACCCGCACCCTGCCTGAAATGATGCGGTTGGGCAGGTCGTCGTTGATGGTCAGGTGCTGGTTGAAGACCCTGGTGAGAACAAACAGAGCTCATGCAGGGCCAGGCACAGGCAGGCCCCCATAATGCTGCCACAAGCACTCACCGGTGTTTTGGCTTCAGGCCATAGAGAGCATGGTCAAAGCGCATGTTGAGTTTCCTCTCCAGCATGAAGTTGCTCACAGAGAGGGGCAGCAGGCTTTGGAGGAGCTGAGTGAAGCGGCTGAGGTAGGAGAAGTCAAAGGGATACCCACCTTCTGCCACCCGGTGCATCACCCATGTCCCACGCTTGGTGCTGAGGAAGACCTGGGAGGAAGTGAGAAGGGACATTTAATCTGAAGTGCAGTGCTGGCCCAAACTCAGACAGACCTGCATggtgcaggaagaaaaacaggctGGGAGCAAGGAGCAAGGGTGTGCTGAGCCTGGATGTCCTGGGACATCACCTGCTTGGCTATGTGGCTCAGCTCCACCGCAATGTCGATGCCCGAGTTCCCGGTGCCGATCACGATGACCCGCTTCTCTGCAAAGGTCTGTGGGCTCTTGTAGTCACGGCTGTGCAGGTACCAGCCTTCAAACTTGTCCAGTCCTGCAAGAGAGAACAGAGATGTGCCGGGCAGGCGTGGCTGTCCTTTTCTTGGGCTAGGTATGTGCTCTGGGATCAGTCTGAGCCCAGTGGGAACAGCCATGGGAtggtgcccagggaggtggtggcatcTCCACCCTGGGAGATGGTTGGTTGGTCAGTGTCACCCTCAGCACCCTGCttggatttggggttttttatATGAGGGGAGCAATCACAGATGGGGGTCAAGGCTCAGCCAGAAGGGACAGTGCTGTGAAGAGTCTTGGGGAAGAGGTTAGCATCCCTGGGGTAGGGGCACATGGCAGCGTACCAGGGAAGGCGTGCAGTGGGAGGTGTGCATCGGTGTGGTGCCCAGTGCACACCAACACGGCGTCGAAGATGGCTGACTCCTGCTTGCCCTCGCTCTCGGTCTCCACCTCCCAGCAGCCCGTGGCGGCGAAGTCGGGGCGCTTGGTCACACGGCACACACTGGTCTGGGTGGGGGGAGCGGGTGTCAGTGTCTCCATGGCCCCGTCCCCGTGCTGTTCCCTGGCCCCCGGTGCTCACCCTGAAGCGGATGTGTCGGAGCAGGTCGAAGTGCCGGGCGTACATGCGGAAGTACTCCATGATCTTGGAGTGGTGCATGTAGTTGGGGAAGTCATCGGGGATGGGGAAGTCACTGAAGCACATCATCTCCTTGGAAGTGTTGATGATGACAGAGCGATAGATGCTGGCGCGGCCCTCCTCGGGCTGCTCCTGTGAGCATGgggcacagctcagtgctggccAGGGGAACATGTGGCAGTCCCAAACCCACCTGTGCTACCACTGCCCCGCTGGTCACAGGACTGAGGCAGCCATGGTATCAGCTCAGCCCAGATCCTGATATCTGCATCAGCAGCTCAACCTCTGTCTCCCATGCATTAGCTCTGCTCCACTGTTGGGCAAAACCAGCATCATGTTGGCCAAGCAGCCCCAAACCCCGTGCCAGCACTGTGTAGCATTTCCCAGGCTGTCCTGCTCACAGCAAGGCTGGACAGAGCAACGGAACATGCAAGGTTTGCATGGTCTTGGGAAGAAAAGACAGTGGCATCACTTGGTGGGGGCAGAAACAAGCTCTGGGGCTTTCCCTTGGCAAGGAGAACAAAGGTAGCACCCTGTGCCTGTGCGTGGGAGGTAGGAGAGGCACAGGAGCAAGATGAGGAGCAGCCAGGACTTCCAGAGAAAGAATGGATCAGGAAAGGTAAGAAAGTAatgccagcagcagtgggacagcTGGGGGGGAGCACGTGGGACCAGCGGAAGGGATGGGTGGGAGCAGGACgggctgggaagggagggaTGGGAAACATGCAGCCTAAGGCAGGAAAGCAAGCCCTGGGGTGACAACTGACCCCAGCAGTGGCTCATTGGGCAGGATCAATCCTGTGCTGCCAGCGTCCCAGTCTGCACCAAGGGGATATCCCAGCGGTTCTTCATTAGCTGCCAGTAAGCAATCCTGTCTGCTGCTGCCTAGGGCAACTTGGTAAAGCATGGGGCTTACCTCGAACCGCCACAGCCCCCCGATGTCCCCACTCCTCTCGAAGCAGGTAGGGACCAGCCCCTCATCCAGGCAGCATTTCAGGGCGCACAAGCCGGAGGCGCCGGCACCAATGATGGCtactctctgggcagccatgTCTGGCAGTAGTGATAGCGGTGGTGGCAGGGGAGGCTGTGCCGCTGGGCACACAGGAGGACACCGAGCCTGGTGGGTGGCACAGGAGGGACGTGTTTGGTGCCGCTCGGCTGTGCTGGGTGTCCCTGTGTTTCTCGGCGTGGATGGCTGAGGTCAGCTGGGGCATCACGAGATGTTTCATCTAGACATGATCTAC
Encoded here:
- the LOC110390432 gene encoding dimethylaniline monooxygenase [N-oxide-forming] 5-like isoform X1, producing MFPWPALSCAPCSQEQPEEGRASIYRSVIINTSKEMMCFSDFPIPDDFPNYMHHSKIMEYFRMYARHFDLLRHIRFRTSVCRVTKRPDFAATGCWEVETESEGKQESAIFDAVLVCTGHHTDAHLPLHAFPGLDKFEGWYLHSRDYKSPQTFAEKRVIVIGTGNSGIDIAVELSHIAKQVFLSTKRGTWVMHRVAEGGYPFDFSYLSRFTQLLQSLLPLSVSNFMLERKLNMRFDHALYGLKPKHRVFNQHLTINDDLPNRIISGRVRVKPNIKQFTETSAIFEDGTKEDIDAVVFATGYSFSFPFLEDSVKVVENQVPLYKFMFPVDLEKPTLAFIGYIQPLGAIMPISEMQSRWATRVFKGLHKLPPTSTMLADVTQTKEKIAKR
- the LOC110390432 gene encoding dimethylaniline monooxygenase [N-oxide-forming] 5-like isoform X3, producing MAAQRVAIIGAGASGLCALKCCLDEGLVPTCFERSGDIGGLWRFEEQPEEGRASIYRSVIINTSKEMMCFSDFPIPDDFPNYMHHSKIMEYFRMYARHFDLLRHIRFRTSVCRVTKRPDFAATGCWEVETESEGKQESAIFDAVLVCTGHHTDAHLPLHAFPGLDKFEGWYLHSRDYKSPQTFAEKRVIVIGTGNSGIDIAVELSHIAKQVFLSTKRGTWVMHRVAEGGYPFDFSYLSRFTQLLQSLLPLSVSNFMLERKLNMRFDHALYGLKPKHR
- the LOC110390432 gene encoding dimethylaniline monooxygenase [N-oxide-forming] 5-like isoform X2; this encodes MFPWPALSCAPCSQEQPEEGRASIYRSVIINTSKEMMCFSDFPIPDDFPNYMHHSKIMEYFRMYARHFDLLRHIRFRTSVCRVTKRPDFAATGCWEVETESEGKQESAIFDAVLVCTGHHTDAHLPLHAFPGLDKFEGWYLHSRDYKSPQTFAEKRVIVIGTGNSGIDIAVELSHIAKQVFLSTKRGTWVMHRVAEGGYPFDFSYLSRFTQLLQSLLPLSVSNFMLERKLNMRFDHALYGLKPKHRT